The sequence below is a genomic window from Proteus vulgaris.
TCGTCACCCAGCCATTTTATCAACGCCCCGTCTCTGGCATAATAATGCGCGCACTCTTTTCTACGATAAGGCAACAGCCATATTTGCTTCAGTGATAGAAAAGTACAAAGATATGTAAACATAGATGCGAGATGAACCTTTAGCCTTTATGCTGGTCAAATAGTCGTTATGATAAAAACACATCGTAAAAAACCTTAACTGACTTCCTATTTAAGCTATATTTAGAAGGCTCATCTACTTTCCCTTACAGCATTAATTTTAATTATTTATTTGATTTTTATGAGGATTTGAATGACAAAAGAAATGCAATCCTTAGCATTGGTTCCGCAAGGCAGCATCGAAGCGTATATACGTGCAGCCAATTCCTATCCGATGTTAACCGCAGAGGAAGAAAAGGAACTCGCTGAACGGCTGCATTACGATGGTGACTTGGATGCGGCAAGAACGCTTATCCTTTCACATCTGCGCTTCGTTATTCATGTTGCTCGCAGCTATTCAGGTTATGGCTTACCACAAGCTGATCTTATCCAAGAAGGTAATATTGGTCTGATGAAAGCGGTTCGTCGTTTTAACCCAGAAGTGGGTGTTCGACTGGTCTCTTTTGCTGTGCATTGGATCAAAGCTGAAATTCACGAATATGTGCTACGTAACTGGCGTATCGTGAAAGTGGCGACTACAAAATCACAACGTAAACTGTTTTTTAATCTGCGAAAAAATAAAAAGCGTTTAGGTTGGTTTAATCAAGATGAAGTGGAACTTGTTGCAAGAGAATTAGGCGTATCAGAAAGTGATGTCCGAGAAATGGAATCACGAATGTCAGCACAAGATATGGCATTTGATATGACTGCTGATGATAGTGATGATTCACATCCTATCGCCCCTGTACTCTTCTTAGAAGATAAATCTTCTGACTTTGCCGATGGCATCGAAGAAGATA
It includes:
- the rpoH gene encoding RNA polymerase sigma factor RpoH, whose protein sequence is MTKEMQSLALVPQGSIEAYIRAANSYPMLTAEEEKELAERLHYDGDLDAARTLILSHLRFVIHVARSYSGYGLPQADLIQEGNIGLMKAVRRFNPEVGVRLVSFAVHWIKAEIHEYVLRNWRIVKVATTKSQRKLFFNLRKNKKRLGWFNQDEVELVARELGVSESDVREMESRMSAQDMAFDMTADDSDDSHPIAPVLFLEDKSSDFADGIEEDNWDNHATDKLTSAIETLDERSQDIIRARWLDDDNKSTLQDLATKYGVSAERVRQLEKNAMKKLRLAIED